The DNA window CATGTAGCGCCTGCACGGCGGCGACTGTATTGAGGTCGTCCGCCAGCGCGGTCAGCACGCTGTCATCGGGCACGGCATCGCCGGCCTCCGTCGGCGGCCATTTGGCGAGCAGGCGTTCGGCCTCTTCCAGCCGCTTGATCGAGAAATCGATCGGCTCCCGATAGTGCGTCATAAGCATGGCAAGGCGCAGCACTTCGCCCGGCCATTTGCGGCCGCCGAAGGTTTCCGTATGCAGCAGCTCGTGGATTGTGACGAAATTGCCCTCCGACTTCGACATCTTGCGGCCCTCGACCTGCACGAAGCCGTTGTGCATCCAGACATACGCCATCACCGAGGTTCCGTGGGCGCAGCGCGACTGGGCGATCTCGTTTTCATGATGCGGGAAGATAAGGTCCAGCCCGCCGCCGTGAATGTCGAAGACATCGCCGAGATAGCGCCTGCTCATCGCGGAGCACTCGATATGCCAGCCGGGCCGGCCGCGGCCCCATGGGCTGTCCCAGCCGGGCTCGTTTTGACTCGACAGCTTCCAGAGCACAAAGTCGCCCGGGCTCTTCTTGTGTGCGTCGACGGCGACGCGGGCGCCGGCCTGCTGCTCATCGAGCGGCCGCTTCGAAAGCTGGCCGTAATCGGCCATCGATTTGGTGTCGAACAGCACTTCGCCTTCCGCCACATAGGCATGCCCGTTGCCGATCAGCTTCTCGATGATCACGATCATCTCTGCGATATTGTCAGTGGCGCGCGGCTCGACATTCGGCTCCAGGCAACCGAGCTCGGTGACATCGGCGTGAAACTGCGTCTCGGTCTTTTCGGTGACGGCGCGGATCGCTTCGTTAAGCGGCAGGTGCGGATGATCTCTCAGCGCCCGCGCATTGATCTTGTCGTCGACGTCGGTGATGTTGCGGGCATAGGTGACGTGATTTTCGCCATAGACATGGCGCAGCAGCCGGAACAGCACGTCGAAGACGATGACCGGCCGGGCATTGCCGATATGGGCGAAATCATAGACGGTGGGGCCGCAGACATACATGCGGACATTATCGGGATCGATCGGCGCAAAGACCGACTTTTCCCGCGTCAGCGTGTTGTACAGCTTCAGTTCCGGCGTGCGGCCCATTTCACTCTCCCAAATGCACGATCAGAAATATCGCGACCGGCAGGCCGGGGCGTTTCGCATCTTGACTATTGGGGAGACGAAAACGGCCAGGCCAGCGCGTGCGCTAGCGAATAATCTTTCCGCAGATAATGCAGATAACCGTTTTCATGCCGCGTTTTATGGCGCGGGAATGGCTTTTGGTCAAGAGGGGCGAGGAAGGATCGGCGGCAACTGGAGCGACCTATCCGGTGCGGTATGTCCCCGGAGACCCGTCTGCCATTTTCGTGGCGCAGATCGAGTATAGGTGCTTGGCATGCTGCTGAAAATACGGGAGGAATGAGTGGGGAGCGTTGTCGGTGGACGATTCGGTGCGGCTGCAATTCTGGTGGTCGCATTCGCCGCATATTTCGCATACGATTTCGGCATGCTTCGCTTCAACAATCCGTCCTTATCGCGCTATCCGATCCAAGGCATCGATGTCAGCCATCACCAGGGCGACATCGATTGGAAGACGGTGGCCGCGCAGCCGAGCGTTCGCTTCGCGATCATGAAGGCGACCGAAGGCGGTGACCACAAGGATTCCAGGTTCGCCGAGAACTGGCAGCGTGCCGGAGATGCAGGAGTGGTGAGGGGCGCCTACCATTTTTTCACTTTCTGCCGTCCGGGCAAGGATCAGGCGCAGAATTTTCTGGCGACGGTGCCGAAGGCGCCGCAAACCCTGCCGATCGCAATCGATCTGGAATTTGTCGGCAATTGCAACAAGGTCCCGACGGTCGAGGAAATGGCGACGGAGGTGAATGCCTTCGTCACAGAGCTGAAAGACACCTTTCCGGAAAAGCCGATCTTCTACGTCACGCAGGAATTCTTCGATCAATATCTGAAGGGCAATGAGGCCCGGTTCCCCGAGCATTACCTTTGGCTGCGAAGCGTGTTCAAGGAACCGGCGCAGGAAGGCTGCAGTCGTTGGTCGATCTGGCAATTTGCCGACAACGGCGCCGTGGACGGCATTCGGGGAGCGGTGGACCTCAATGTCCAATGCCCTTCGGAAACAGGCTTCGCAGATCTGTTCCCTGCCGTTGCTGCAAACTGAGGCGCGGGACCAAGTCGCGCAAAAGCGTGCAACGGTTTTGCGTCGGCGACACGCGCGAAAACGAAACCTGAAGCGCGACGAGCAATCTGAGGATCGAAACGCGCTTTGGCCTATTCCGGCAGGCGGTAATCGGCGAGCTTGTTTTCCCGTACGATGTACAGCTTGCCCGTCTCTGTCACGCCGGGGCCTAGCAGCGGCAGGATCGCCTTGGCGACCTCGGAGGGATGCGGCAGCGTCTGCGGATCTTCGCCGGGGACCGCCTGCGCCCGCATGGCCGTGCGGGTCGCGCCCGGATCGACGCTGGTGATGCGCAACGCCGTCGACCGCGTCTCGCCGGCCCAGGTGCGCGCCAGCGCCTCGACGGCGGCCTTCGACGCGGAATAGGCGCCCCAGAAGGGACGGCACTTATGCGCGGCCCCTGAAGACAGGATTACGGCGCGGCCCGCATCCGAGCGGGCGAGCAACGGATCGACCGAGCGGATCAGCCGCCATGTGGCCGTCACGTTGATCGTCATCACCTTCTCGAACACCTTCGCCTCGATATGGCCGATCGGAGAAATGACGCCGAGCACGCCGGCATTGGCGACGAGGATGTCGAGCTTGCCCCAGCGCTCGAAGATCGAGCCGCCGAGCGCGTCGATCGCATTCATGTCGGCAAGGTCGAAGGGCACGAGGGTCGCGCTGCCGCCGACGGCTTTGATCGCATCGTCGAGGTCCTCAAGCCCGCCAACCGTGCGCGCGCAGGCGATGACATGGGCGCCGGCTTTGGCAAGTTCCAGGGCTGTGAAGTAGCCGATGCCGCGCGACGCACCGGTGACGAGTGCGATCCTGCCCTCAAGATTGATGTTCATCTGTCCGGTTCCGGATTTGCTTGCGAAGGTGAGGGGCGCAATAGGCCCCTCGGAAGCGAA is part of the Rhizobium bangladeshense genome and encodes:
- a CDS encoding SDR family NAD(P)-dependent oxidoreductase; this encodes MNINLEGRIALVTGASRGIGYFTALELAKAGAHVIACARTVGGLEDLDDAIKAVGGSATLVPFDLADMNAIDALGGSIFERWGKLDILVANAGVLGVISPIGHIEAKVFEKVMTINVTATWRLIRSVDPLLARSDAGRAVILSSGAAHKCRPFWGAYSASKAAVEALARTWAGETRSTALRITSVDPGATRTAMRAQAVPGEDPQTLPHPSEVAKAILPLLGPGVTETGKLYIVRENKLADYRLPE
- a CDS encoding glycoside hydrolase family 25 protein, which codes for MGSVVGGRFGAAAILVVAFAAYFAYDFGMLRFNNPSLSRYPIQGIDVSHHQGDIDWKTVAAQPSVRFAIMKATEGGDHKDSRFAENWQRAGDAGVVRGAYHFFTFCRPGKDQAQNFLATVPKAPQTLPIAIDLEFVGNCNKVPTVEEMATEVNAFVTELKDTFPEKPIFYVTQEFFDQYLKGNEARFPEHYLWLRSVFKEPAQEGCSRWSIWQFADNGAVDGIRGAVDLNVQCPSETGFADLFPAVAAN
- the cysS gene encoding cysteine--tRNA ligase produces the protein MGRTPELKLYNTLTREKSVFAPIDPDNVRMYVCGPTVYDFAHIGNARPVIVFDVLFRLLRHVYGENHVTYARNITDVDDKINARALRDHPHLPLNEAIRAVTEKTETQFHADVTELGCLEPNVEPRATDNIAEMIVIIEKLIGNGHAYVAEGEVLFDTKSMADYGQLSKRPLDEQQAGARVAVDAHKKSPGDFVLWKLSSQNEPGWDSPWGRGRPGWHIECSAMSRRYLGDVFDIHGGGLDLIFPHHENEIAQSRCAHGTSVMAYVWMHNGFVQVEGRKMSKSEGNFVTIHELLHTETFGGRKWPGEVLRLAMLMTHYREPIDFSIKRLEEAERLLAKWPPTEAGDAVPDDSVLTALADDLNTVAAVQALHALAQSGNDAVFAASAALLGVLPKKIEIDEAFAAAVDALVAMRLEMLRAKNFTEADKMRDELTAKGIQLKDGKDAATGERVTTWEVKR